In Malassezia japonica chromosome 2, complete sequence, one DNA window encodes the following:
- the SEC24 gene encoding COPII subunit (EggNog:ENOG503NVER; TransMembrane:1 (o814-831i); COG:U), with the protein MPVRPAPGPRAAHPNAQARMSMPVNPRPGAVRPAHRPLGRAPSMSGIGHAARGSIAPGAGAPIRPHQRSVSSGRPVRPVPGQAPPVPTVPGAPAAPLPATAARPPPAPAARAPPAAGAATSPTPVRTVPATSPRGRTASSAAARRRAYPTAHLVANSVSYPAQTPSTPGGDGEVFTPAAMGHAPMRSVSGQLQGNQTPSVAPRSMSIAGPQATGAVPTIPPVPEAPSAPEAVPAVAAQMQNMSVGAQPTASGRQANQLFNAVVGAQPANMADVDVPPPAIQLPPGSILSPSASNADPSYQRCTLNAVPTTSSMLSKSKLPLAVVLSPMRSVRETEGDAPVPVVSDSVIARCRRCRTYINPFVTFVEGGHRWRCCMCNITNEVPQLFDWDQETNQPTDRWKRPELSSSVVEFIAPREYMVRPPQPPVYVFLLDVSHAAVTSGMVATAAAAILQSLDRIPNQDSRTRIALIGFDAQLHFFRIAPGSEEASLLVVSDLDDVFLPQPNDLLVNLAESRAGLESLLRNLGSMYEHATSPGSALGAALQAAYKLISSSGGKIEVLTASLPTLGPGALKMRDDPKLYGSPRESSLLAAGSPFYKTFPIECSRSQVSVDMWLFSGAYTDLSTLACLPRYTGGQTFFYPKFDAKRPQDAERFTKELCAVLESPVSFEAVLRLRATRGIRPTSFYGNFFVRSSDLLALPSVAPDQSYVIECEIEETVQQPIVVFQSVVLHSTSTGERRIRVVTLALPTTSSLSEVYSSADPVAIAALLANKAVEKSLHSRLDDARGYLRTRLCEILHSYRVTMTNARGGNAQQLTIAANLVMLPLLVLGLLRTPGLRLSSQLSPDMRAYSHTLLSALPMQRLVPYLLPGFYSLHNMPPAAGLVDPTTQLLTLPPRLNLTSERLERHGLYLIDNGLDLILWLGRAAVPNLTMDVFNAPDYASLASGKITLPELDNAMSKRVNAVLSHLATSRRGANAPTVYLVKEDGDAAMRVWALSHLVEDRFEQTSGYQQFLGQIRDKVGGN; encoded by the coding sequence ATGCCGGTGCGCCCAGCGCCCGGGCCGCGTGCTGCCCACCCCAACGCACAGGCACGCATGTCGATGCCGGTGAACCCCCGGCCGGGGGCGGTGCGGCCTGCGCACCGTCCACTGgggcgcgcaccgagcaTGAGCGGCATcgggcacgcggcgcgcggcagcatcgcgcccggcgccggcgcaccgaTCCGGCCGCACCAGCGCTCGGTTTCGAGCGGGCGGCCAGTACGCCCGGTGCCAGGACAGGCGCCGCCAGTGCCTACCGTTCCCGGAGCGCCGGCCGCACCCCTcccggcgacggccgcgcgcccgccACCCGCCCcggctgcgcgcgcaccgccggcggccggcgcagcgacctcgccgacgcccgTGCGTACGGTGCccgcgacctcgccgcggggccgcaccgcatcgtcggcggccgcacgccgccgcgcgtaCCCCACGGCTCACTTGGTGGCGAACAGTGTCTCGTATCCCGCCCAGACGCCGTCCAcgccgggcggcgacggcgaagTATTTACACCTGCGGCGATGGGCCAtgcgccgatgcgcagcgtgaGCGGCCAGCTGCAAGGCAACCAGACGCCTTCCgttgcgccgcgctccatgTCGATCGCGGGCCCCCAGGCGAcgggcgccgtgccgacgATCCCCCCGgtgcccgaggcgccgagtgcgcccgaggccgtgccTGCGGTTGCCGCGCAGATGCAAAACATGAGCGTGGGTGCGCAGCCCACCGCTTCTGGGCGCCAAGCGAACCAGCTCTTCAATGCAGTggtcggtgcgcagccGGCCAACATGGCGGATGTggacgtgccgccgcctgcgatCCAGCTGCCGCCTGGCTCGATTCTGTCGCCGAGTGCGTCGAATGCTGACCCGTCGTACCAGCGGTGCACGCTGAACGCAGTGCCGACCACGTCGTCGATGCTGAGCAAGAGCAAGCTGCCGCTTGCGGTGGTGCTGAGCccgatgcgcagcgtgcgcgagaccgagggcgacgcgccggtgccAGTCGTGAGCGACTCGGTGATTGCGCGGTGCCGGCGGTGCCGCACGTATATCAATCCGTTTGTGACGTTTGTCGAAGGCGGCCAccgctggcgctgctgcatgTGCAACATCACCAACGAGGTCCCGCAGCTCTTTGACTGGGACCAGGAGACGAACCAGCCGACGGACCGCTGGAAGCGCCCCGAGCTCTCCTCGTCCGTGGTCGAGTTtatcgcgccgcgcgagtaCATGGTgcgcccgccgcagccCCCCGTTTATGTCTTTTTGCTGGACGTGAGCCACGCAGCGGTGACCAGCGGCATGGTCGCGacggccgcagcggcgatCCTCCAGTCGCTCGACCGCATCCCGAACCAGGACAGCCGCACGCGCATTGCGCTCATCGGCTTTgacgcgcagctgcacTTTTTCCGGATCGCGCCGGGGAGCGAGGAGGCGTCGCTGCTGGTCGTCAgcgacctcgacgacgtgtTCCTTCCGCAGCCCAACGACCTGCTCGTGAACCTCGCCGAGAgccgcgccgggctcgagtcgctcctgcgcaaccTCGGCTCGATGTACGAGCACGCGACGTCGCCGGGCAGCGCGcttggcgccgcgctccaggcggCGTACAAGCTGatctcctcgtcgggcgGCAAGATCGAGGTGCTCACGGCCTCGCTCCCGACGCTCGGCCCGGGCGCGCTCAAGATGCGCGACGATCCCAAGCTCTACGGCAGCCCGCGTGAGTcgtcgctcctcgcggccgGCTCGCCCTTCTACAAGACCTTCCCGATCGagtgctcgcgctcgcagGTGTCGGTCGACATGTGGCTCTTCTCAGGCGCGTATACCGATCTCTCGACGCTGGCGTGCTTGCCGCGCTATACCGGTGGCCAGACCTTTTTCTACCCCAAGTTTGACGCCAAGCGGCCGCAGGATGCGGAGCGCTTCACGAAAGAGCTCtgtgcggtgctcgagaGCCCGGTGAGCTtcgaggcggtgctgcgtctgcgtgcgacgcgcggcatcCGGCCCACGTCGTTCTACGGCAACTTTTTCGTGCGCTCCTCGGACCTGCTCGCACTGCCGAGTGTCGCGCCGGACCAGAGCTACGTGATCGAGTGCGAGATCGAGGAGACGGTGCAGCAGCCGATCGTCGTCTTCCAGAGCGTCGTGCTGCacagcacctcgaccggcgagcgccgcatccgcGTCGTGACCCTCGCGCTGCCCACCACCAGCTCGCTGTCCGAGGTGTACTCGAGCGCGGACCCGgtcgcgatcgccgcgctcctcgcgaaCAAGGCCGTGGAAAAGAGCCTGCActcgcgcctcgacgacgcgcgcggctacctgcgcacgcgcctctgCGAGATTCTGCACAGCTACCGCGTGACGATGACCAACGCGCGGGGCGGCAACGCACAGCAGCTCACCATCGCCGCGAACCTCGTGATGCTGCCGCTGTtggtgctcggcctgctgcgcacgcccggcctgcgcctctcgTCGCAGCTCTCGCCGGATATGCGTGCGTACAGCCACACGCTGCtcagcgcgctgccgatgcagcgcctcgtgcctTATCTCTTGCCCGGCTTTTACTCGCTGCACAACATGCCGCCCGCGGCCGGGCTGGTGGATCCTACGACGCAGCTCCTTACGCTGCCTCCCCGCCTGAACCTCacgagcgagcgcctggagcgccaCGGCCTGTATCTCATCGACAACGGTCTCGACCTGATTCTGtggctcggccgcgcggcggtgcccAACTTGACGATGGACGTGTTCAACGCGCCAGACTATGCGTCGCTTGCGTCGGGCAAGATTACGCtccccgagctcgacaaTGCCATGTCGAAGCGCGTGAACGCCGTCTTGTCGCACctcgcgacgtcgcgccgcggtgccAACGCGCCGACCGTCTACCTGGTCAAGGaagacggcgacgcggcgatgcgcgtctGGGCGCTCtcgcacctcgtcgaggaccgcTTCGAGCAGACGAGCGGCTACCAGCAGTTCCTGGGCCAGATTCGCGACAAGGTCGGGGGGAACTAG
- the GOT1 gene encoding Golgi Transport (EggNog:ENOG503P422; TransMembrane:3 (i9-29o35-55i67-88o); COG:P) — protein sequence MWLSDQQKIGVGLVSGGVFFLFVGVLLFFDATLLALGNILFVAGIAMLIGPQRTLTFFARKQKIRGTVCFFAGMALVFCRLTLLGMLIETVGFLNLFGDFFPVILNFLRQVPGVGQVLSMPVVGSVMDRLAGVRRSAV from the exons ATGTGGCTCAGTGACCAACAGA AGATTGGCGTGGGCCTGGTGTCCGGCGGTGTCTTTTTCCTGTTTGTGGGCGTGCTGCTCTTCTTTGATGCgacgctccttgcgctcgggAATATCCTGTTTGTGGCCGGCATTGCGATGCTGATCGGcccgcagcgcacgctcacgTTCTTTGCGCGGAAACAAAAGATCCGGGGCACGGTGTGCTTCTTTGCGGGCATGGCACTCGTGTTCTGCCGCCTGACCTTGCTGGGCATGCTCATCGAGACGGTCGGCTTTTTGAACTTGTTTGG CGACTTCTTCCCGGTGATCCTCAACTTTTTGCGGCAGGTGCCGGGCGTGGGCCAGGTACTCTCGATGCCGGTCGTGGGCTCGGTGATGGACCGCCTTGCGGGCGTACGCCGTTCCGCCGTATAG
- the ESP1 gene encoding separase (BUSCO:EOG092603JK; COG:D; MEROPS:MER0010982; EggNog:ENOG503NYNA), translated as MHAARILCGLQFADGVPSTYNACATYLQRAAGLAGHGGPSKQHYVSEVAFHYGSRLYASGQHGHAVPFLRIACDTEGLDDEGTRAKYVRKCQVLAGAYQHISDYHNAYDTYCRGLAQDHALDGAAEAAGHALLPAALETEPLALSAAMVKGVLQLSVYCLLYPQDLSHEKSLAHQLKRLDLSPASRGAWLEYAAHSMESMLLRDETPKALQDVLHAAIPCYSPTEYPLRRARVLLKLHLYDTLRDTPNDDKAIAACLDRPLVKDAGLEAWHEELRCTMYLQNVIATVCLHASNGPKLEEAAKLLQEACARLIKSTQRPSEERDKEPIARTRSGRSRGPTPVSTRVTRSRAATPSEKSRPSTPARSASTLSSSTPPRKGSGEGAAPNTTPIFPVAKLLSAACDAMAYVGMDYAYFDALRALQRLTKQKLPAMHAEATARIVVHLVSLRAGADACSTAKSCEKETAPMLFADMMGKVQAGETSDIVAQYERGVQLAQSSLPGATSSWERVSSKCTEYDLQAQAALAYASYCAPQGQYTEALSATLQALRTYLRSAMVLAKAAAPDPDVFATKEAPGKRSIPRYAMLELRALHWRVAKSLSCTYLALSRMYAERGAVRDANAFAQEAIDFSEQHRAPLLRAAALLWRAELYGSQRDMDAARVAWANGMGLLGTIPSAQAVHAKVLAAEWSGEYGNAWAEAGEAWSALQQLFGADLLRDLYVRIACATLDDDELRDTVAHELASVTLAERSLAYAESEMRADAVWAILPEAARALPGAAPRPTTRGQASLAKNVKAWLDDAEDLLAPLHINDARLARRALRAQCSLSLLRAPFCASEGAAKMATEAAVSLNASVSVSVRRAYVDTAARRQQPAKVDWFAIRPPPRPVSPFSQSVAGVYDAPLQPPSNSAVLTLALSSDRCELLLSRLGGHAPTVYTLPIDRQSRREGEEEPLTADAVLTELRAILAASNAGVQGAKDVHALEARKAWWTERRALDERLRELLQSIQDTWLGAFQGLFVPWPDVPLSGLRDQVVRAFDHALSGRMAHKHRVLLPDTALACLAALPTDCTAEVLEDWAHFVMDATQLAGVSIAQDEVDLDELCSDLRSALDEHQAKRRKDPERDEHLYLVLDRELCEIPWESMPILRERSVSRVPSWEFLAALTPAVRTLDRQSTAYLLNPGGDLVRSEARFAGLLQAQPRWQGTIGRTPVIDEVARALATKDTFLYFGHAGGEMYVQPMQLRSLGQCATSMLWGCSSGVLRDHGEYDPSGTPYDYLVAQCPAMLANLWDTTDKELDGVCETVLRGVGLFSPAAAPLSRAVAAARSACKLPYLTGAACVVYGVPVQWQ; from the exons atgcacgccgcgcgcatcctGTGTGGCCTTCAGTTTGCAGATGGCGTGCCGTCCACTTACAATGCATGTGCCACGTACCTGCAACGTGCCGCAGGGCTGGCTGGACACGGTGGCCCATCCAAGCAGCATTATGTCTCTGAAGTCGCATTCCACTACGGCAGTCGCCTGTATGCATCTGGGCAACATGGTCACGCCGTACCTTTTTTGCGCATTGCCTGCGACACCGAGGGGCTGGATGACGAGGGCACGCGAGCCAAGTACGTGCGCAAGTGCCAGGTCCTGGCGGGCGCGTACCAGCACATTTCCGATTACCACAACGCGTACGACACGTACTGTCGTGGCCTCGCACAGGATCATGCACTGGATGGAgctgccgaggcggccggcCATGCTTTGCTACCCGCCGCACTCGAGACAGAGCCGCTTGCACTGAGTGCTGCGATGGTCAAGGGCGTCCTACAATTATCCGTCTATTGCCTGCTCTACCCCCAGGACCTCTCCCACGAGAAAAGTCTTGCACACCAGctcaagcgcctcgacctctCGCCTGCCTCGCGCGGTGCGTGGCTCGAGTATGCTGCGCACTCCATGGAGTCTATGCTCCTCCGCGACGAGACGCCAAAAGCGCTGCAGGACGTTTTGCATGCAGCCATACCGTGCTATTCCCCCACCGAATAccccctgcgccgcgcccgcgtgCTTCTCAAATTGCACCTATATGATACCCTCCGCGACACGCCGAACGACGACAAGGCGATTGCCGCATGCCTCGACAGGCCGCTCGTCAAGGACGCAGGGCTCGAGGCATGGCACGAAGAGCTGCGATGCACAATGTACCTGCAGAATGTGATTGCCACCGTTTGCTTGCACGCTTCCAACGGCCCCAAGCTCGAAGAAGCAGCCAAACTGCTGCAAGAGGCATGTGCACGGCTCATCAAAAGCACCCAGCGTCCgagcgaggagcgcgacaaGGAACCTATTGCACGGACGCGCTCTGGGCGCTCGCGCGGACCAACACCGGTTTCTACGCGGGTGACGCGGtcgcgtgcggcgacgcCCTCGGAAAAGTCGCGGCCTTCGACGCCGGCACGGTCGGCCAGCACGCTATCGTCTTCGACCCCTCCTCGCAAGGGAAGTGGCGAAGGAGCCGCGCCAAACACTACGCCTATCTTCCCGGTTGCAAAGCTGCTTAGTGCTGCGTGTGATGCCATGGCATACGTCGGCATGGACTATGCCTACTTTGACGCCCTCCGTGCACTACAGCGCCTGACAAAGCAAAAGCTACCGGCGATGCATGCAGAGGCCACCGCCCGCATTGTTGTGCACCTGGTCTCGCTGCGAGCTGGTGCCGATGCTTGTTCTACAGCAAAGTCGTGTGAGAAAGAGACGGCGCCGATGCTCTTTGCTGATATGATGGGCAAGGTCCAGGCGGGAGAGACGAGCGACATTGTCGCGCAGTACGAGCGCGGAGTGCAGCTCGCCCAATCGTCCCTCCCGGGAGCGACGTCGTCCTGGGAGCGCGTGTCGTCCAAGTGCACCGAGTACGATCTGCAAGCGCAGGCCGCCTTGGCTTATGCCAGTTACTGCGCCCCTCAAGGCCAGTACACAGAGGCCCTGAGCGCGACTCTCCAGGCACTGCGCACATACCTGCGCAGTGCCATGGTCCTAGCCAAGGCAGCCGCGCCGGACCCGGACGTCTTTGCCACCAAAGAGGCCCCCGGCAAGCGCTCGATCCCGCGCTACGCcatgctcgagctccgcgcATTGCATTGGCGCGTCGCCAAG TCCTTGTCGTGCACCTATCTTGCGCTGAGCCGCATgtacgccgagcgcggcgccgtacGCGATGCGAATGCATTTGCCCAGGAAGCCATCGACTTTAgcgagcagcaccgcgcgccgctcctccGTGCTGCGGCCTTGCTGTGGCGTGCTGAACTTTATGGCTCTCAGCGTGATATGGATGCGGCCCGCGTCGCATGGGCAAATGGCATGGGGCTGCTCGGCACAATCCCCAGTGCCCAGGCGGTCCACGCCAAGgtgctcgcggccgagtGGAGCGGAGAATATGGGAATGCATGGGCCGAGGCAGGCGAGGCGTGGTCGGCACTGCAGCAGCTGTTTGGTGCAGACCTTCTGCGCGACCTGTACGTGCGCATTGCCTGTGCAACGCTcgatgacgacgagctgaGGGACACAGTCGCCCATGAGCTTGCGTCGGTCacgcttgccgagcgctcTCTCGCCTATGCCGAGAGCGAGATGCGTGCAGACGCCGTGTGGGCGATCCTCCCggaagcagcgcgcgctcttcccggagcagctcctcgtcccACGACGCGGGGCcaggcgtcgctcgccaagaACGTCAAGGCATGgctcgacgatgccgagGACCTGCTTGCCCCACTTCACATTAacgatgcgcgccttgcccgccgcgcgctgcgtgcgcagtgCTCCCTCTCCCTGCTTCGCGCGCCGTTCTGTGCCAGCGAAGGTGCAGCAAAGATGGccaccgaggcggccgtGTCGCTCAATGCGTCCGTCTCGGTGAGTGTACGCCGTGCGTATGTCGATacggctgcgcggcggcagcagccGGCCAAGGTTGACTGGTTTGCGATCCGGCCACCCCCCCGGCCCGTCTCGCCCTTTTCGCAGAGCGTCGCAGGGGTGTACGACGCACCTCTGCAGCCTCCGTCCAACAGTGCCGTGCTGACGCTTGCGCTCTCGAGCGATCGGTGCGAGCTGCTCCTgtcgcgcctcggcggccatGCACCGACCGTCTATACACTCCCCATCGACCGCCAGAGCCGGCGCGAAGGCGAGGAAGAGCCACTTACTGCTGATGCAGTGCTcaccgagctgcgtgcgatcCTTGCGGCGTCCAATGCCGGTGTCCAAGGCGCGAAAGACgtgcatgcgctcgaggcgcgcaaggcgtggtggaccgagcgccgtgcgctcgacgagcgcctgcgcgagctgctgcagagCATCCAAGACACAtggctcggcgcgttcCAGGGCCTGTTTGTACCGTGGCCCGACGTCCCGCTGAGCGGTCTACGCGACCAGGTCGTGCGTGCGTTTGACCACGCGCTGTCGGGACGCATGGCACACAAGCACAGAGTGCTGCTGCCCGATACGGCCCTTGCGTGCCTTGCTGCGCTGCCGACTGACTGCACGGCCGAAGTGCTCGAGGACTGGGCGCACTTTGTGATGGATGCGACGCAGCTTGCCGGCGTCTCGATCGCGCAAGACGAGgtggacctcgacgagctgtgcagcgacctgcgcagtgcgctggacgagcaCCAGGcaaagcggcgcaaggaccccgagcgcgacgagcacctCTACCTCGTActcgaccgcgagctgTGCGAGATCCCGTGGGAGTCGATGCCgatcctgcgcgagcgctcTGTGAGCCGCGTGCCCTCCTGGGAGTttctcgccgcgctcacgCCCGCTgtccgcacgctcgaccgGCAGAGCACCGCGTACCTGCTCAACCCCGGCGGCGACCTtgtgcgcagcgaggcgcggtTCGCCGGTCTGCTCCAAGCGCAGCCAAGGTGGCAAGGCACGATTGGGCGTACACCCGTTATTGACGaggtcgcgcgtgcgctggcgACCAAAGACACGTTCCTCTACTTTGGCCACGCGGGCGGCGAGATGTACGTGCAGCCGATGcagctgcgctcgctcggccagtgcgcgacgtcgatgCTGTGGggctgctcgagcggcgtgctgcgcgaccacGGCGAGTACGATCccagcggcacgccgtacgactacctcgtcgcgcagtgCCCCGCGATGCTCGCCAACCTCTGGGACACGACCgacaaggagctcgacgggGTGTGTGAGACGGTGCTGCGTGGCGTAGGCCTGTTTTCGCCGGCTGCCGCCCCGCTCTCGCGTGCCGttgccgccgcacgcagcgcgtgcaAGCTTCCCTACCTAACcggtgcggcgtgcgtTGTGTACGGTGTGCCGGTGCAGTGGCAATAG
- a CDS encoding uncharacterized protein (EggNog:ENOG503Q363; COG:I; SECRETED:SignalP(1-16)) translates to MYVALLFWLWAGCALGAPFVAALGAASYSAVVVFGDSLVDNGNGTYLLSNKTWPADPAYFDGRFSNGPTWPEQLADLLNISHVDDLAHGSATTNNSVAKGYSGYNSTLPVPDVRTQVSHYLKKAHGADPNALYIVSGGSNDAFFGLTPGRNATALAHDAVHTLRAESERLVHHGARHLLIPTLSEMQTSPWARTYADAETKNNTILFTSAVNRALRAWVPTVRSANATLFDADALDTA, encoded by the exons atgtacgtcgcgctcctctttTGGCTGTGGGCCGGctgcgcgctcggcgcgccgtttgtcgcggcgcttggcgcggcgagctACTCGGCGGTCGTCGTGTTTGGCGATTCGCTTGTGGATaac ggCAACGGCACCTACCTCTTGTCGAACAAGACGTGGCCCGCGGATCCTGCGTACTTTGA CGGCCGCTTCAGCAATGGCCCGACGTGgcccgagcagctcgcggaccTCTTGAACATCTcgcacgtcgacgacctcgcgcacggcagcgcgacgacgaaCAACAGCGTCGCCAAGGGCTACTCTGGTTACAACTCGACACTCCCGGTGCCGGAtgtgcgcacgcaggtgTCGCACTACCTGAAGaaggcgcacggcgcggacCCCAATGCGCTGTACATTGTCTCGGGCGGCTCGAACGACGCCTTTTTCGGCCTGACGCCGGGCCGTAACGCaaccgcgctcgcgcacgacgcggtgcacacgctgcgtgccgagagcgagcgcctggtgcaccacggcgcgcgccatcTGCTCATCCCCACGCTGAGCGAGATGCAGACCTCGCCCTGGGCACGCACCTATGCGGACGCCGAGACGAAGAACAACACGATCCTCTTTACCTCGGCGGTGaaccgtgcgctgcgcgcgtgGGTAccgacggtgcgcagcgcgaacGCGACGCTCTTTGACGCGGACGCGCTTGA TACGGCCTGA
- a CDS encoding uncharacterized protein (COG:A; EggNog:ENOG503NWI5): MTGPEAASTVFVGSISPGVPDRWLHQLLEACGGFRNLKRVSKAFGFADFQSAPDVLRVRSVLNGVELPSMGAEYGAPPKKLVVKADEKTNIFLGEFEKTLVQTDVDRQKEREARRRVDHLVGVMRKRASDKGEVDVSVYEIPAHLKDLPQEELHGPKREHVLSEIEKFRLSAVARDAAERKRVLELERRRALLAQERTHRHAEPTPEPTEETDPEGADEAAEQRRKRAVAERREREGRDAEAAYNEKEHARIQYWTQHMPRDRPPPPLDGLREDRELASELFWTDRRRWLAERAPHRRREQDADQADREAQAAEEEKARQDAEAFLEEQAREMAALAEKQRQSGLLMHDGQPLKLQVHRAKEDEARRKRLALVHHLGPHPSRDAVEKVLPTDPSDLFAVPPDWQHIQAETYQPLLDAGIEDSLGEAVDDLRDAALEKLREHAPAHEIIEVLEPVLEDDAHALVVRLWRAMLVDALTALSEQPPSDAAARLGMLSSAVPVMAELKAANRGAYAALAERRGDVRAAQRRVDDAAIALEELVYERKQLEAQIAACAHLDTVYEQVPLRPQEESGVEGDDPHHVMLARLQDELEARRKLEQQAKALEDEAQTYQREQRASMRTLRTKQKQISSLVEAAKK; the protein is encoded by the exons ATGACCGGTCCGgaggcggcgtcgacggTGTTCGTGGGGAGCATTAGCCCTGGCGTGCCGGACCGCTGGCTGcaccagctgctcgaggcgtgtGGTGGATTCCGGAATCTGAAGCGCGTGAGCAAGGCATTTGGATTCGCCGACTTTCagagcgcgccggacgtgctgcgcgtgcgctccgtcCTGAACGGCGTGGAGCTGCCCAGCATGGGCGCGGAatacggcgcgccgccaaagAAGCTCGTGGTCAAGGCGGACGAGAAGACTAACATCTTTCTCGGCGAGTTTGAAAAGACCCTCGTCCAGAccgacgtcgaccggcaaaaagagcgcgaggcgcggcggcgcgtcgaccacctcgtcggcgtcatgcgcaagcgcgcgtcggacaagggcgaggtcgacgtgAGCGTGTACGAGATTCCCGCACACCTCAAGGACCTGCCGCAGGAAGAGCTGCACGGCCcgaagcgcgagcacgtccTCTCGGAGATTGAAAAGTTCCGCCTGTCGGCcgtcgcacgcgacgccgccgagcgcaagcgcgtgctcgagctcgagcggcggcgtgcgttgctcgcgcaggagcgcacacaccggcacgccgagcccacgcccgagccgacCGAGGAGACGGATCCAGAAGGCGCAGACGAGGCCgcggagcagcgccgcaagcgcgctgtcgccgagcgccgcgagcgcgaggggCGCGATGCAGAGGCGGCGTACAATGAAAAGGAGCACGCGCGCATCCAGTACTGGACACAGCACATGCCGCGCGACCggcccccgccgccgctcgacggcctcCGCGAGGACCGCGAGCTGGCGTCCGAGCTCTTTTGGACcgaccgccggcgctggctcgccgagcgcgcgccccaccgccggcgcgagcaggaCGCAGACCAGGccgaccgcgaggcgcaggcggccgaAGAGGAAAAGGCACGCcaggacgccgaggcctttctcgaggagcaggcaCGCGAGATGGCGGCTCTCGCGGAAAAGCAGCGGCAGTCGGGCCTGCTCATGCACGACGGCCAGCCCCTCAAACTCCAGGTGCATCGCGCAAAAGAGGACGAGGcacgccgcaagcgcctcgcccttgTGCACCACCTCGGGCCGCACCCgagccgcgacgcggtggaAAAGGTCCTGCCCACCGATCCGTCCGACTTGTTTGCGGTACCCCCAGACTGGCAGCACATCCAGGCG GAAACCTATCAGCCCCTCCTCGATGCCGGCATCGAGGACAGCCTGGGCGAGGCTGTCGACGAtctgcgcgacgccgcgctcgagaaaCTGCGCGAACACGCACCGGCACACGAGATTATCGAAGTCTTGGagccggtgctcgaggacgacgcgcatgccctcgtcgtgcgcctgtGGCGCGCCATGCTCGTAGAC gcgctcacCGCGCTGTCGGAgcagccgccgagcgacgctgcggcgcgcctcgggaTGCTTtccagcgccgtgccggtcatggccgagctcaaggcggcgaaccgcggcgcgtacgcggcactcgccgagcgccgcggcgacgtccGAGCCGCCCaacggcgcgtcgacgatgcggcgaTCGCGCTCGAAGAACTGGTCTAtgagcgcaagcagctcgaggcacAGATTGCCGCGTGTGCACACCTCGATACAGTCTATGAACAGGTGCCGCTGCGGCCACAGGAAGagagcggcgtcgagggcgacgatCCCCACCACGTGATGCTCGCCCGCCTccaggacgagctcgaggcgcgccgcaagctcgagcagcaggccaaggcgctcgaggacgaggcgcagacataccagcgcgagcagcgcgcatCCATGCGGACACTGCGCACGAAACAGAAACAGATCAGcagcctcgtcgaggctGCAAAAAAGTAG